Genomic window (Staphylococcus debuckii):
TGTCTAATGCAGAAGGTCAATTAATCGACGGTAATAACCAAGTGACTCAAGGCTTGCAACAAATGGCTCCAATGGCTGGTGCACAAGGTCAACAGTTATTGCAGGGGAATGAAAAAGTAACAAGCGGTTTACAAGAATTGCAACAAAATAATAATCAATTGAAATCTAAAATTGATGATGCAGTTAAAAAACAAACTGAAGTACATTTCGATAAAGCCAATGAAAATGCATTAAATAATATTGAAGATGTAGATCAACATAATATTACAAAAGCAGATCACTATGGTGAAACAGTATTGCCTTATATGGCTGCTGTAGGTTTATTCGTAGGTGCCGTATCCTTTGCAGCGATTTATCCGCTAACTAAAACAATGACTCCAGAGACAAGACCTTGGAAACAAATTCTAGGGAAAATATTCCTTTACGTCATTCAAGGTACCTTTGCAGCTATCTTGATGAGTTTATGGGTCATCTTCGGACTCGGTTTAGATATTGAAAACATGGGACACTTCTTATTAGTGGGCATCTTATGGAGTATCGCAGCATTGTCCTTAACTTCACTCTTAGTGTTGTTCCTAGACCGTGTAGGACTCTTCTTGGCAATGCTCATTCTAGTGTTGCAATTGAGTTCAAGTGAAGGAATGTTCCCGATTGAAATGTCAGCAGCATTCTTCCGCTTCATCCATCCATTCTCACCAATGTCTTATGCCATCCAAGGATTCCGTGAAGCAATCTTTACGAACGCCGGACACTTCAACTTCGGTTTCGTCATACTTTCACTTGGCAGCATCGCAGTCGTTTCTATGTTGATCCAATACCTCGTATTAATCTGGTTCAACAAACGCGGCAAACCATTAATTCAAATGAGCTTTAATTAAGAATTAAACAATATTTTTTCGAAAGTAGCTCAAGCATAAGACGAATAACTGTTATACTAGGCTTAGTGATAAATGGAATGGAGGCATCATCATGACTTATGATATGCAAGAAGCGCTGACACGCTTCGACCTCATTTTGATGAGTATCAACAAGACAATTTCGGATATGCTGCAAGAAACTGGACTGGAATACACAATTTCACGCGAACAAATGGAAGCACTGATTATTATTCGTACCTGCAGCCAAGTTACTGTCAATGAATTGGCTGAGAAGCAAGGCATTTTTAAGACTGCTGCTTCTAAACGAATTAATAAACTGGAAAAGTTAGGGCTGGTAAAGCGGGCGCCCTCTGATAATAAACGTATCAAACTCATGCAGATGACAGAGGAAGGTACACGGTTTTTAGAAGAGGTGAAATACAAACTTTCCAGCGTTGTAGAACAAAGCTTACATGGCATATTTACGACAGCAGAAATCAATGACTTCGTCGATAAATTAGAGGATATTGAAAAGGCTTTAAAAGAACGAAAACGCTATATACACGATTAAATCTGTGGGGGATTTAATAGATGAGCAGTCGGGATACCTATAAGAGGGTGTTCCGGCTTTTTTAGATGAAATCATTACCAGACTGTACACACGGGTAAAGATTACTATCGTAATTAACTTAAATAACTTTATGACGAGAAAAATGGAGTGATGGTAATGACTGAAACAATGAAAGCAATGGCTGTAGATAAATATGGTAAACAACCCGTGCAAATGAAAGAATTACCTATTCCAGAAGTAGGCACAGAAGACGTCTTGGTAAGAGTAAAAGCAGCAAGTGTCAATCCAGTAGATTTCAAGATACGTGACGGCGATTTAAAGATGGTCATGAAATATCGTTTCCCGCTAATTTTAGGAAATGATTTTGCAGGCGTGATCGAAAAGGTAGGTAAAGATGTTACGGATTATAAAGTCGGCGATAAAGTGTATGGTCGACCAGGCAAGGATAAGATCGGTACGTTCGCACAATATTTTGCGTTGAGTCATAATGACATTGCACCGATGCCGGAGAATTTAAATTTCGTGGAAGCGGCAAGCATTCCTTTAGTCGGCTTAACGTCTTATCAAGCCTTTCATGAAATTATGCATTTAAAAAAAGATGATAAAGTGCTCGTACAAGCAGGTTCAGGCGGTGTCGGTACGTTCGCAATCCAGCTCGGAAGGGTAATGGACTTGCACGTGGCAACCACTGTAAGTGATCGTGGAGAAGAGCTCGTGAAGTCTCTAGGTGCCGATGAAATTATCAATTATAAACAACAAAATTTCTGGGATGTACTGTCAGGTTATGATGGTGTATTTAATTTAATTCCTGGTGAGAATCTAGATAAAGCCTTCACTATCTTAAAACGGGGCGGTGCCATCGCTTCATTAGTCGGCCCGCCTACTAATAAATTTGCGGATGAGATGCATCTGAAACCCATCCAACGTCTAGGTGTGTGGTACATGTCTCGCAATGTACGTAAATTGATGAAACAATACGGCGTGCACTATGAATTCTTCTTAATGCATCCAAGTGGTGAACAGTTACGTACGATAACCAACTTGATCGAGGAACAGGAAATTAAACCTGTCATCGATAAAGTCTTTCCATTCCATGATACGCAGAAAGCTTTAGAGTACTCTGAAGAAGGACATGCGAAAGGCAAAGTCGTTGTAAAAATAGAAGATTAAGACTGCGCGCAGTCTCATTTTTTTAAAAAAATAAATGGTAGAGAGAAGCGAGACAGAAAGGATGAATCACTCCTTCCTATTTCCTTCAACTCTACCGTTTTCTTTTACATATAAATCAGTACGAAGACAATAGCTATACTTGCCACTCCATTATTGAGCATATGGACCATGTAGCTGTCCCAGATATTGCGACGGCGATTGTAAGCCATGTAGAATGCGGCGCCCATTCCTCCGTATAATAGGAAGAAGATGATATTGTTCGGCATATGATTCAGCGAGAAGATGGCTGAGGAAAGAAGAATCGGCCACCAGAAAGAAAAGCGTCTGAAAATCGTTTCCTTGAAAATACCGCGGAACGTTACTTCTTCAAAATAAGGTGCAACAAACGTAATATGTATCAAGAAAATTGCGAGTGCAATCACGACCATCGGATTGCTGAAATGCGTTAAATTATCAATTTGTTCCATAAGTGCTTTATCGTTAGCGGAACTATCCGTATGGAAAATAGCTGTGGCAGCTACCGCACATACAGTGGTCCAAACACGTAAACCGATAAAGTACAAAACACTGATTCCGAAATCTTGCAGACGGACAGCTTTCATTTTTTCATAGCCGCGTTTGCGGTAGTACCAAGTAATTAACCAAGCCATGAGTCCTGTGACAACAATGTAAAGAAGAATCAAGACGATAAACACAGCGGCGTGGGCTTGTTTACTGAAAGCCACATATGCAGCAATCGCACCGGCTACAGCTGTCGGGATTTGTGTGGCAAACATGAAACCAATGAAAATAAGAATATTGACGGCGATATTGCCTTTAGGGGGCCTATTCTTAGTTGCGCCAGGTTGTGCCTGACGCGGCCGACGAATAAGTTGATAACGGCGCCTTGTTGTATGAGATGGATACTCTGACATCAGGTGAAGCCTCCTTAAGATTGTTAGGTTAGGGATAGTGTAACATATTCGTATTAATTCTATATAAAGTGTTCAAAATGTGTATAAATTTTAAACATCTGATGACTAAGTGATTGACAGTGTAGATTGCTAAGTTTTATGATAGTAGATGTACAAAGATGCTTTCTTTTTTAAATATCAGAGAAACACAAACGCTTTATTTTAAATATAGACGAATGTACTCTACAATAAGGATGAAAAGGGAAGTAGTGTTATCTGCAACAAGATTAACTTTAAATTTAAGGAAGGTGGTTTTAAAGTGAGTCAATCAGAAAGTAAAGACGTCATTTTAATTGGCGCTGGTGTTTTAAGCACTACATTTGGTTCATTTTTAAAAGAAATTCAACCCAACTGAAATGTTAAACTTTTCGAGCGTTTAGATGGACCTGCGCAAGAAAGTTCATATGATACAAGTAATGCTGGTACTGGGCATGCCGCATTATGCGAATTAAACTACACAGTAGAGCAACCGGATGGTTCGGTTGATGTGGAAAAAGCGAAAGAAATTAATGAGGAATTCGAGATTTCTAAACAATTCTGGGCACATTTAGTGAAAACGAATGCGATTTCTAATCCTCGTGAATTTATTACACCGCTTCCGCACATCAGTTTCGTACAAGGTATCCGCAACGTTCAATTCTTACAAAAACGTTATGAAGCCTTGAAAGATTTACCAATGTTCGAAGGCATTGAATTCACTCAAGATCGTGAAAAATTAGCAGAGTGGATGCCATTAATGATGAAAGATCGTAAAGAAAACATTGCGATTGCCGCAAGTAAAATTAACGAAGGTACAGACGTTAACTTCGGTGAATTAACTCGTAAACTTGCGAAAAACTTAGAATCACATAACAACGCTGAATTGAATTATCGTCATGAAGTTATCGGCTTCCAACAACTTGGCGACAAAAAATGGGAAGTGGAAGTGCGCAACTTAGATGACAATACAATTTCTACACACGTTGCAGATTATATCTTCATCGGTGCAGGCGGCGCAGCAATTCCATTACTTCAAAAAACTAAAATCGAAGAAAGCAAAAACTTGGGCGGCTTCCCAATCAGCGGTGCTTTCTTAGTATGTAAAAACCCAGAAGTGGTTAAAGAACACGATGCCAAAGCATATGGCAAAGAACCACCAGGCACACCGCCAATGACAGTGCCTCACTTAGACCGTCGTTATGTTCGCGGCGAGAAAAGTTTATTATTCGGACCATTTGCAGCAATCGGTCCTAAATTTTTGAAACATGGTTCAAACTTGGACTTATTCCGTTCATTGAACAAAGACAACATTTTAACAATGACTTCAGCCGGTTTGAAAAACTTGCCATTAGTGAAATACTCAATCCAACAATTGTTGATGAAGAAAGAAGACCGCATGAAAGAATTGCGTCGCTTCGTTCCTAGCGCGAAAGATGAAGATTGGGAATTACACATTGCTGGTAAACGTGTTCAAGTAATTAAAGACACACCAGAATTCGGTAAAGGCTTCATTCAATTCGGTACAGAAGTCGTACATTCTAAAGACCACACAGTTGTTGCTATGCTTGGCGAATCACCAGGGGCTTCAACTTCAGTATCTGTAGCTTTAGATATCATTGAACAAAACTTCCCATCATACGTGGAAGCATGGACACCGAAAATTAAAGAAATGGTGCCATCTTACGGTCAATCATTAATTAAAGATACAGACTTATTGCATAAAGTACGCAAAGATTCAGCTGAAGCATTAGACTTGAATAAAAAATAAATAGATTGATGATTTCATGAAAGGTGAAGACCGCTATTTGGTTTTTACCTTTTTTATATCCTCATAAATTGGCACGTCCTCCTATCCAACCTTCTTATTATTCCCTCAATCTTGTTTGCTAACCTTTATAATCACAATTTTCAGAATTATTTGCACAATATAATACTTTACCGATATACTAGTTTCAACTTACATCTTTTTCAGGGGGTATGCGTATGTCAGAAGCAAAGAAGAAAAAAGGGTTTGTTGACAGGTCGCTAGATATTATCGAAAAGTCAGGTAATAAATTGCCGGATCCAGTCGTGATTTTCATCTCACTCTGTGTCATTATTTTGATCGCCTCAGTCATTACAGGTTCACTGGGCGTCAAAGCCAAGAATCCGGCAGATGGAAAAGTCGTGGAAGCAGTCAACCTATTGACGCCAAGCGGAATTGCGAAGATGATTTCAGAAGCGGTCAATAACTTTGCGACCTTTCCACCGTTAGGACTTGTACTGGTCGTAATGCTTGGGGTAGGCATTGCGGAAAAGACAGGTTACTTCGAAACAGTCATGAAATACACCATTGAAAAAGCACCGAAGAAAATTATCGTTCCCGTTATTATTTTAGTGGGAATCTTCGGTAACGCAGCAGGGGACGCTGCGCCCATTGTATTGCCACCTATCGCAGCCATGATTTTTATTAAACTAGGTTACCATCCGATTGCTGGTCTTGTAATGGCCTACGCTTCAGCGCTCGGCGGTTTCTCAGCCAGTCTCGTTATCGGGATGACGGACGCACTCGTGGTTTCTTTTACCGAACCAGCCGCAAAGCTAGTAAGTGATTCAATGCATGTCAACGCAGCCATGAACTATTACTTCCTATGCGCTTCTACTTTACTCTTGCTCATAGTTGCCTGGTTTGTGACCGTTAAAATTGTTATCCCGCGTTTCGGAAACTATGACAGTTCCGTTCACGAAGAGGAAGACGATATTACCAAACAAGAACGTCGCGCCATGCTATTTGCCAATATCGGTTTAGTCATTGTCCTCATCATTATCGCAGCCTTAGCTATTCCCGAAAACGGCATCTTGCGTAACGCGAAGACAGGCAGCCTAATCAATGATTCACCACTGATGAACGGAATCGTGCCGATTATCACCATCTTATTCCTAGTACCCGGACTCATTTACGGATTCGCAGCCAAAACCATGCGTACCACACGCCAATTCGCTGAAATGCTAGGAGACGCCATGAGTACCATGGGACCTTTCATCGTCATCGTCTTCTTCGCCGCACAGATGCTGGCCTACTTTACTTGGAGCAACCTCGGTACCATTATGGCCATCAAAGGTGCAGAAGTACTCAAAGGCGCAAACGGCGTCATCTTAATACTCGGCGTCTTAGTACTTTCAGCAGGCATCAACATGCTGATGGGCAGCGCCTCAGCCAAATGGGCCATACTCGCACCCATACTCGTGCCCATGCTCATGCTGCTCGGCTACCATCCCGCCTTTACACAAGTCATCTACCGAGTCGGCGATTCCATCACGAACCCCATCACACCCATGATGCCCTACCTGCCGTTACTCCTATCCTTCGCACAACGCTATCAGAAAGACATCGGCATCGGCACACTCATCGCCGCACTCATGCCCTACTCAGTCGCATTCGGCATCTTCTGGACATTGTTGCTGATACTATGGTACCTGCTCGGCATTCCAGTCGGTCCAGGCGGTCCCATCCACCTTCCATAAACCCATTTGGGAAAAGAAAGCCTTGGAGAGCGGGGACACGATAAAGATTTCATCAGAACAAGAAGGGGGACAACACTATGAATTACGAACAATATCAAGACAAAATTATAGCCTATCGCAGACATCTGCATGCACATCCAGAGGTTTCTTTTAAAGAATATGAAACTGCACAATTTATCCGATCTAAACTGCGTGAAATGGAGCATTGCAAAGTCGTTGAACTGACCGAAACAAGCACCGTGGCTGTATTCAATGAAGGGCAAGGTAAGAAAATCGGCTTGCGTGCAGACATCGATGCCTTGCCAGTAACCGAACAGCGCGAAGAATTTGACTTTGTATCTCAAAATGAAGGCGTCATGCATGCGTGTGGTCATGATGGGCATACTGCCGTATTGCTCGGCGCTGTGCATTACTTTAATGATCACTTAGAAACTATTCCTAATGAGGTCCATTGTATCTTTCAACATGCCGAAGAATTAATCCCAGGCGGTGCACGTGAAATGGTGGCCACAGGCTACTTTGATGATTTCGACTTTATATACGGTCATCATTTATGGACACAGCTTGAATTAGGACTGATCGACATTAAAGAAGGACCTGCCAGTGCTAACTCGGATATTTACCACATTACGATACAAGGTCGTGGCGGTCATTCGAGTATGCCGGAAATGGCGATTGACCCATTGGTATTAGGTGCGCAATTTGTGAATGCCTTACAAACTATCGTCTCACGCCAAGTCTATCCTTTTGACCCAGTAGTAGTGTCGAATACAATCTTTCAAGCAGGGACTTTCGGCGCTGAAAATGTCATCGCGGATAAAGCAGAACTCGGCGGCTCTGTGCGCACGACCACTCAAGCAAACCGCCATCTCGTGATGACTCAAATGGAGCGTTTGTTAAAGAGTACCTGCGAGAGTGTTGGTGCTGAATATGTATTAGATTACAAAGTAGGCTACGACAGTGTTTATAACGATCCGGAACAAACGCGCTGGGTTAAACAGTTGGCTGAAACTTATTTCCCAGGAAAAGTAGTAACCAGAGATCCGATGATGGGCGGAGAAGATTTCAGTGCCTTCTCGAATATTGTACCAAGTACATATGCATTTATCGGAGCGGGACAAGCAGAAGGCGAATACGATAGACCGCATCATCATCCGAGGTTTGCTTTGAATGAAGCATCATTTGAAATGGCCTTCGATATGTTTACTGAAGTGGCGAAACATTATAAATAGAGTAGGTGGGGAGATGTGAGGTTGGCGGTTTTTGGACATTTTGGATGGAGTAGTGTCTAGAATCGAGTGTTTTTTAGATATTTTCACGATATAAATAGATATATTGGCCAAGATGAGAGGCAACGTGTCCAATAAATAGATATATTGGCCAAGAATGAGAGCAACGTGTCCAATAAACGGATATATTGGCCAAGAATGAGAGCAACGTGTCCAATAAACGGATATATTGGCCAAGATGAGAGGCAACGTGTCCAATAAATGGATATATTGGCCAAAAATGAAGCAAACATGTCCAATAAACGGATATATTGGCCAAGATGCACTCAACACATCTACCACAAAGGAAGGGCCAGGACAAAATAATGTCCTGGCCCACATTTTTGAACTGGCAGTCGCTGTTTAAATAAACAACGTGCTTGTTCCAAGCTGCTCCCTTTATTCTAGTCCACTAGGGCGGGACATTTAAGTCCAGTCTCTTTCCTCATTTGTTTCACGCAACACGCCATCATGCATGTGATACACTTTGTCGCAGAATTTCATCAATCGCTCATCATGTGTGACCACTATACACGTTTTATGCATTTTTTGGGTTTCTTTTTTCAAAATCTTCATGACTTCCATAGCGTTCTCTGTGTCGAGAGAAGCGGTCGGTTCGTCGGCCAAGATAATCGAAGGCTTAGTATACAGTGCTTTCACAATAGCGACACGCTGCTTCTGTCCGCCGGAAATCTCGCTCGGCAATTTATTTTCCACTTCCGTCAGTCCCAACTGTTCCATCAGGTGAGACAACTCTTCATCGCTTAACACATCTTTCTTTTGCTTTTTCAGCATAATGAATTGCTGTTTAACTGTTAAAAAAGGAACGAGGTTTGTGGCTTGCAGAATAAAGCCGATATCTTCCATACGTGTGCGGGCCAATTGTTTCTGCGACAAGTGTGTAATATCTTTGTCGTTAATAATAATTTCACCGGATGATGGTGTTTGCAAGGCGCCGGCCATCGTCAGAAAGGTACTCTTGCCTGAACCTGATGGACCGATGATGCCAATGAGTTCGCTCTTATCAAATTTCAAAGTCGTCGGTTTGACAGCTTCGATCGTTCTATTACCGTCTTTAAATGATTTCGTGACATCTTTAAATTCTAACATTGCTTTCACTCCTCTCTATCCTATTGCTTTCAGCGGATCTACTTTGCGAATGGTCAAAATTGAGAATAAGCTGCCGACGAGGGAAACGACAATTAGGACAATACCGTAAATGACTAAGGTAACCGGGTTGAATGCGACAGGCACTGCACTTGGTAAGAATAAGCCGGTCAACAGCGTTAAGCCTAAACCAATCAATGTACCGATTAAGGCGATAATAAAGGTTTGTGCCAAAACGACTTTCGCCAGGTAACCGTTCGTAAATCCTTGCGCTTTCAAGACACCGAATAAGTTTGTTTTCTGCAAGGTAATGACATAGAGGAAAATGCCGATGACCGTTGCTGAAATGATAAACAAGAATGTAATCATGAAATTAAGCGTCAGATTCTGTGCTTTATAGCCTGGCAAGTTTTGCACGAAATTTTCGATGCCGATTGCTTCTAAATCAGAATTTAATTTCTCATCTTTCCAATGTTTATCCCGCACTACTACTGCATTGGTTTTATCCACAGTCATTTTAGGATTGATTTCTTGAAGTGTATGATAATTTGAAAATAAAACAGGAGAAGCATTATATTTTGCGCTTTCACTAAAGCCGACAATTTTTAATTTCTCGTCAGATTGTGATAAAGATAATTGATCTCCAACTTTAAATCCTTTTTCTTTTAAAGTTTCATCTGCGACCACTTGATTATCTTTGGTAAACTTATGCCCTTGAATGATTTTCGGCATTAAAAAAGAATCCTTAGAAACACCGAATAATAGGGCGTTTTCTTCTTTCTTGCCATTTGAAACAATCACACCTGTCTGCTTTAGTAAAGTGGACTTTTTAAAGGTATGGTCAGCTTCTTTTTTATCAAAAATAGATTGTTCCACGGTCTGATTCGCATCTTTATTCAAGACGATAGCATCAGCGTGCCACTTATCAATGCCTTCTCGGTTCATATTAATCAAGCCGTTCGCTAAGCCTGATAATAAAAAGAGCAAATAGCTGATCATAATTAACACACCGATAATTAAACCGAATTTCAATTTATTTCGTTTCATTTCATTCCATGCTAAGAACATATGTAGAACCCCCTTTGTTAAGTGAAATAATAGTGATTAGACTAATTGTAAGCGA
Coding sequences:
- a CDS encoding YhgE/Pip family protein — translated: MFNEFKLMKNNKMLIVALIAIGLLPLIYVALFVGSIWDPYNKTDHLKISIVNHDKSATLQGKKLTIGDDLVDKLKDKKKFTFQEVSEKTARKQLKNGKSLGTIIIPENTSKNATTLLDEHPKKIHLETQVNPGSSFTGSQTAQKAIDTVTKTMQNNVREKYLGELFKANKQSKEGYSDTSDALGQMSNAEGQLIDGNNQVTQGLQQMAPMAGAQGQQLLQGNEKVTSGLQELQQNNNQLKSKIDDAVKKQTEVHFDKANENALNNIEDVDQHNITKADHYGETVLPYMAAVGLFVGAVSFAAIYPLTKTMTPETRPWKQILGKIFLYVIQGTFAAILMSLWVIFGLGLDIENMGHFLLVGILWSIAALSLTSLLVLFLDRVGLFLAMLILVLQLSSSEGMFPIEMSAAFFRFIHPFSPMSYAIQGFREAIFTNAGHFNFGFVILSLGSIAVVSMLIQYLVLIWFNKRGKPLIQMSFN
- a CDS encoding MarR family winged helix-turn-helix transcriptional regulator produces the protein MTYDMQEALTRFDLILMSINKTISDMLQETGLEYTISREQMEALIIIRTCSQVTVNELAEKQGIFKTAASKRINKLEKLGLVKRAPSDNKRIKLMQMTEEGTRFLEEVKYKLSSVVEQSLHGIFTTAEINDFVDKLEDIEKALKERKRYIHD
- a CDS encoding NADP-dependent oxidoreductase, producing MKAMAVDKYGKQPVQMKELPIPEVGTEDVLVRVKAASVNPVDFKIRDGDLKMVMKYRFPLILGNDFAGVIEKVGKDVTDYKVGDKVYGRPGKDKIGTFAQYFALSHNDIAPMPENLNFVEAASIPLVGLTSYQAFHEIMHLKKDDKVLVQAGSGGVGTFAIQLGRVMDLHVATTVSDRGEELVKSLGADEIINYKQQNFWDVLSGYDGVFNLIPGENLDKAFTILKRGGAIASLVGPPTNKFADEMHLKPIQRLGVWYMSRNVRKLMKQYGVHYEFFLMHPSGEQLRTITNLIEEQEIKPVIDKVFPFHDTQKALEYSEEGHAKGKVVVKIED
- a CDS encoding CPBP family intramembrane glutamic endopeptidase yields the protein MSEYPSHTTRRRYQLIRRPRQAQPGATKNRPPKGNIAVNILIFIGFMFATQIPTAVAGAIAAYVAFSKQAHAAVFIVLILLYIVVTGLMAWLITWYYRKRGYEKMKAVRLQDFGISVLYFIGLRVWTTVCAVAATAIFHTDSSANDKALMEQIDNLTHFSNPMVVIALAIFLIHITFVAPYFEEVTFRGIFKETIFRRFSFWWPILLSSAIFSLNHMPNNIIFFLLYGGMGAAFYMAYNRRRNIWDSYMVHMLNNGVASIAIVFVLIYM
- a CDS encoding AbgT family transporter gives rise to the protein MSEAKKKKGFVDRSLDIIEKSGNKLPDPVVIFISLCVIILIASVITGSLGVKAKNPADGKVVEAVNLLTPSGIAKMISEAVNNFATFPPLGLVLVVMLGVGIAEKTGYFETVMKYTIEKAPKKIIVPVIILVGIFGNAAGDAAPIVLPPIAAMIFIKLGYHPIAGLVMAYASALGGFSASLVIGMTDALVVSFTEPAAKLVSDSMHVNAAMNYYFLCASTLLLLIVAWFVTVKIVIPRFGNYDSSVHEEEDDITKQERRAMLFANIGLVIVLIIIAALAIPENGILRNAKTGSLINDSPLMNGIVPIITILFLVPGLIYGFAAKTMRTTRQFAEMLGDAMSTMGPFIVIVFFAAQMLAYFTWSNLGTIMAIKGAEVLKGANGVILILGVLVLSAGINMLMGSASAKWAILAPILVPMLMLLGYHPAFTQVIYRVGDSITNPITPMMPYLPLLLSFAQRYQKDIGIGTLIAALMPYSVAFGIFWTLLLILWYLLGIPVGPGGPIHLP
- a CDS encoding M20 metallopeptidase family protein; the protein is MNYEQYQDKIIAYRRHLHAHPEVSFKEYETAQFIRSKLREMEHCKVVELTETSTVAVFNEGQGKKIGLRADIDALPVTEQREEFDFVSQNEGVMHACGHDGHTAVLLGAVHYFNDHLETIPNEVHCIFQHAEELIPGGAREMVATGYFDDFDFIYGHHLWTQLELGLIDIKEGPASANSDIYHITIQGRGGHSSMPEMAIDPLVLGAQFVNALQTIVSRQVYPFDPVVVSNTIFQAGTFGAENVIADKAELGGSVRTTTQANRHLVMTQMERLLKSTCESVGAEYVLDYKVGYDSVYNDPEQTRWVKQLAETYFPGKVVTRDPMMGGEDFSAFSNIVPSTYAFIGAGQAEGEYDRPHHHPRFALNEASFEMAFDMFTEVAKHYK
- a CDS encoding ABC transporter ATP-binding protein gives rise to the protein MLEFKDVTKSFKDGNRTIEAVKPTTLKFDKSELIGIIGPSGSGKSTFLTMAGALQTPSSGEIIINDKDITHLSQKQLARTRMEDIGFILQATNLVPFLTVKQQFIMLKKQKKDVLSDEELSHLMEQLGLTEVENKLPSEISGGQKQRVAIVKALYTKPSIILADEPTASLDTENAMEVMKILKKETQKMHKTCIVVTHDERLMKFCDKVYHMHDGVLRETNEERDWT
- a CDS encoding ABC transporter permease is translated as MFLAWNEMKRNKLKFGLIIGVLIMISYLLFLLSGLANGLINMNREGIDKWHADAIVLNKDANQTVEQSIFDKKEADHTFKKSTLLKQTGVIVSNGKKEENALLFGVSKDSFLMPKIIQGHKFTKDNQVVADETLKEKGFKVGDQLSLSQSDEKLKIVGFSESAKYNASPVLFSNYHTLQEINPKMTVDKTNAVVVRDKHWKDEKLNSDLEAIGIENFVQNLPGYKAQNLTLNFMITFLFIISATVIGIFLYVITLQKTNLFGVLKAQGFTNGYLAKVVLAQTFIIALIGTLIGLGLTLLTGLFLPSAVPVAFNPVTLVIYGIVLIVVSLVGSLFSILTIRKVDPLKAIG